From Juglans regia cultivar Chandler chromosome 8, Walnut 2.0, whole genome shotgun sequence, the proteins below share one genomic window:
- the LOC108994496 gene encoding gibberellin receptor GID1B-like, which yields MAGSNEVNLNESKRIVPLNTWVLISNFKLAYNLLRRADGTFNRELAEFLDRKVVANSIPVDGVFSFDHVDRATGLLNRIYRPAPENEAKWGIIELEKPLSTTEIVPVIIFFHGGSFAHSSVSSAIYDTFCRRLVKICKAVVVSVNYRRSPEHRYPCAYDDGWAALTWVKSRTWLQSGKDPKVHVYLAGDSSGGNIVHHVAVKAAEEEVEVLGNILLHPLFGGQKRTESEKRLDGKYFTRIQDRDWYWRAYLPEGEDRDHPACNPFGPRGKSLVGIKFPKSLVVVAGLDLVQDWQLAYVEGLNKSGQAVKLLYLEQATIGFYFFPNNDHFNCLKEEMSSFVNTDC from the exons ATGGCTGGTAGTAATGAAGTCAACCTAAATGAATCCAAG aGGATTGTGCCACTTAATACATGGGTTCTAATCTCAAATTTCAAGCTAGCTTACAATCTCCTTCGCCGTGCTGATGGAACATTCAACCGTGAGTTGGCAGAGTTTCTTGACCGGAAAGTCGTTGCCAATTCGATTCCAGTTGATGGAGTTTTCTCCTTTGATCATGTTGATAGAGCCACCGGCCTTCTTAACCGGATTTACAGACCTGCCCCAGAAAATGAGGCTAAATGGGGCATTATAGAGCTTGAAAAGCCCTTGAGCACGACCGAGATTGTCCCggtcataatttttttccatgGTGGAAGCTTCGCCCATTCTTCAGTCAGCAGTGCTATTTATGACACCTTTTGTCGACGCCTTGTGAAAATATGCAAGGCTGTTGTGGTTTCTGTAAATTACCGCCGATCACCTGAACACAGATACCCTTGCGCGTATGATGATGGCTGGGCTGCTCTTACTTGGGTTAAATCGAGAACATGGCTTCAGAGTGGGAAGGATCCCAAGGTTCATGTATATTTGGCTGGAGATAGTTCTGGTGGTAATATTGTTCACCATGTAGCAGTGAAGGCAGCTGAGGAAGAAGTTGAAGTATTAGGAAACATCCTTCTTCATCCACTGTTTGGTGGGCAAAAGAGAACTGAATCAGAAAAGAGATTGGATGGTAAGTACTTCACGAGGATTCAAGACCGCGATTGGTATTGGAGAGCTTATCTTCCTGAAGGTGAAGATAGAGACCATCCGGCATGTAACCCATTTGGCCCCAGGGGCAAAAGCCTTGTGGGAATCAAGTTTCCTAAAAGTCTTGTGGTGGTTGCCGGATTGGATCTTGTCCAAGATTGGCAATTGGCTTATGTTGAAGGGCTCAATAAATCTGGCCAAGCTGTGAAACTCCTTTATTTAGAGCAGGCCACCATCGGGTTCTACTTCTTTCCAAATAATGACCATTTCAACTGTCTCAAGGAGGAGATGAGCAGCTTCGTGAATACTGATTGTTAA
- the LOC108994464 gene encoding uncharacterized mitochondrial protein AtMg00820-like, translated as MSISVDTKPEFYHQAIKPSHWRDVMSAEIAALENNYTWTITSLPPDKNLIGCKWVYKIKYHADGSIERYKAKLVAKDYTQIEGLDYSKTFSPVAKIAIIRTLLAIAAVKGLHLTQLDVNNAFVHGDLSVKST; from the coding sequence ATGTCCATTTCTGTCGATACTAAACCTGAGTTCTATCACCAAGCTATCAAGCCCTCTCATTGGAGAGATGTCATGTCAGCTGAGATTGCAgcattagaaaataattatacatgGACTATTACTTCTTTACCTCCTGATAAGAATCTCATAGGCTGCAAATGGGTCTATAAAATTAAGTATCATGCTGATGGCTCTATTGAACGTTACAAGGCAAAATTGGTTGCCAAGGATTATACCCAAATAGAAGGTTTGGATTACTCTAAAACCTTCTCTCCTGTTGCTAAAATAGCTATCATTCGAACTCTTTTGGCTATTGCTGCTGTGAAAGGTTTGCATCTCACACAGCTTGATGTCAATAATGCTTTCGTACATGGAGATTTATCTGTAAAGTCTACATAG